The Coccidioides posadasii str. Silveira chromosome 2, complete sequence genomic interval TGATTTGGCCCTTTGCAGCGGAGCGCAGCGCGAGCAGCGAGGATGCGCCACGACACGGAGGCAGGCTTGTGTGAGGATGGGTGTGGCTTGGGCCTCGCCAACGCGTCATCCGTCGATCGAGCGCCAGCACAGTGCCAGCAAGCAGGCAGTTTCTCAGTCTCTCACCTCTTGGGGTTTATTACATATCTACTTCACTCGGTGGTGATGTCCCACTGTTGCAAATTGCCCTGAGATCCTGCTCAGCAAGATGGAAGGCCGAATCTTGGCGAGCCAAGCAAGGGCTTCTTTGCTGAATAACCCAGGTCTGCAACCAAGGCCGTTGCCAGAAGTTTGAGACAAGATTCGACCAAGCCATGGGACCCGTCCACAAATGACGATGCTTTCAAGTTTTCGAGACCCCCAGAGCAAGCCGGAGCCCAAGGTGATTGGCTTCGTAATGAGCGGCCCAATTCTTAGTTTGAGATTGCTTTTCCCTCAATCACAAGGCTGACGATGCCCTTTCTGTCCGCCAGCGCGATTATCTTGTTTTTTACGACCGAGCATTGGCAACCTATTTGCTCCCCGCGCACTACGTTGGGAAGCCACTAAACATAAAATTTATCACAGCCGTCTAGCATCCTGAGGCGGCTTCTCGCTTTGCAGGATTAGTTACTGCCTCGATCTCCCATCTCTATGGCTTGTCCATGCAAATACAATGCATGCTTGCATGACACTGCAGTAGCGCTCACCCAGCGCGGCCTACAGGACCAAAGAGCAAGGACTTTTTGGACTTGCACGCACTTAGCTCTGAGAGAAATCGCGATTTCCATCATGTAACTAAACTCcatgctccgtactccatgTCGACGATCGCAAAAGCTATTTTTATCTCATTATTTATAATCATCATTCCTCCCAAGCCAAAAACTTGTGCGGGGAAATGCGAGAAATCTGGAAAAAAAAGTTCTCCGGAAGTTGCCGAAGATGTTAAAAAGTGCAtaaagtacggagtaaactGGACATGTTTGTATGCTCTTGGCTTCGAACTGTGATTCCAGATCTCGGCAGGATGAATGTTGAGGCAAACCGATCAGAGCCCTGTAACAAAAATAGCATATCAACGTCAGTCTCGTATCCTCCACTCCACTCCACTCCGTTTGGAATTCTCCACCGGATTCGCTTCCCAACTTCCCAAGTCAATTTTGTCCGACTCTTGCTTGGGGTTTAATGCTGGAGAGTATTTTTCTCCGTAGGAGCCAATAAAGCCGTTCCACTCTCCAGGGCGAGGGTGCAAACTTCAAAGGGATGATCGGGCACTGGATCAGAGGGTCCCCGGACTGAGGAGTTTGGAATCGTCTCAGGAACGCGCACCGTAGCTATCTTTGTGTTGCCTCCATCACAAGAATCACAGCGTAATCACATTTTTTGCAATTGGATAATTTCATTAACTCACAGCCAAAGCGAGGGAGGACAGGAGAAGTCCCGAAGAGATCCTGGGGCTTTCTCAGAGGTGCTAAATAGTCGATGGGGACGTGTCTCAGTGCGGAGGGGTGGAAAAGACGGATGCTTAGGCGTGATCTTTGTTGTAACTGGATAGTTTGCTGGTCAGTGACGCAGTTGGTGGAATGTGCTGGCAGCTCGCTCCGGTGTCTCGTCTCTCCTCCCACTGCGATTTGATACGCTACATACCAGCAAACTCTGGCCCGCAGCTGAGAGCGACAAAGTGCTGATTATTTTTCCAGACTCGAAGCCCGGGGGGGTCGAtttttttggcttcttcAAACGGACCCGGACGCCAAATTCGAAGCCTTGCTATCTTGTTtagttatttttttattttattttttttattttttttgttttgggatttttcttttccttctctagTTCTCCTTTGCGGCTGTGCGGCTGTGCGTTTGGATTAGCTCTTACAGATTCTACTCATCGCCCTTTGTCCTCAAGGttcttttactttctttttctttttcttttttttccccccagcttttttccatttttattttatcaTTCCTTCTGACAAGCAGAATTCCTTGCAATCAAAgcttgaaaaaaaaaaccttTGAATCCCTCCCCTGGCTTGGTTTCCGCGTTGCTTTCGTCTAGCGAAGATCCGACCCGACAAGCATTTCGCGGATGCCCTTGGCAGATTGTTTATCATAACAACCAAAAGCTCCCCTGTCCTTCCCGGCAAAAAAACCCCCCCAAAACTTGCGGCCCACCTGAACGACTCATGAGATATTTTTGGTTTTCATGTCTCTTTGTGGAGTGAGGAAAAAACAAGGACGATTTTCTCGACGTTAAAAAGGGGGAATTGTGGCTTCGAACTGCGAGGAGGAGACCGTCCTCCTTTTGGAGGCCGTCTCATCAGTCTGCCGGTTGAAGTGATGAACGGTGTTGATCCTGGGCTGCCCGACTTGCCGATCGATGGACTTGACGGAATCTCACACGACTGTTCTCTCGAGGCTCGCCGGCAATGCTTTGCACCGACCTATCTCGCACCAGAACCCCAGTTGACTCGACACCGGATGGCTCGACAAACATCGCTGCTCGCTCACCACCGGGTGCCCCTCACCGTCTTCCAGGtgctcttcttcctcctggCACTTGTACCCGTGGACGCTGTGTTCGTTCCCTTTGATAATTGCCTCCCGAATTCGATAGTCAAGTCGAAGCCTGCAAAGCTACACTTCGTCCCCCTTTTCGTCACAGCCAGCCTTAATTCGTCGTCGGTAGAAAAGAACCTGACAGTTACCGTATACGGCAATGTGACGGGCCTTGCGACGCGGGGTGCATATCCGGAGCCAGATGATCCTGGATGGTCTGATCCCAATGTCACTCTCGGCAAGATCGTAAACGTCGACCAGTCAACGTTGAAATACACCACCCTGTTCTCCCATCTCGATGTGCTAAGTTTCACACCTTACAGAGCAGACCCGCGTCCGTTCTGCGATTCTGTCGTGCAAGGAGAATGCCCTCTGGGACCTGTTTTCAATGCAGATCCGTATGTCTCCCCCCTCCCGGTTCGCTAGGGCGCTGGGTGTAAAGGTTAACCTTTTTTTCAACTATAGAAATGACCTCCCGCAGCTACGAGCTTTCTCATTCTCTCACAACCTCTTCTCGACGTACTCATTCGCTTCTATCGTGCCGAACTTCGACGTTGTCTCCGGCGACGAAGCCAAAACCCCTCTCGCCTGCGTAACGGCTGATGTTACTCCTGATTTGGGGTCTCCGATCAAAGACGCCCTCACATACGTTCCACTAGTTATTTTGATATTAGTTGGTGTCGCTACGATATCCGCCGCTATATACAGTCCGTGGGGTACAACGGATATATTCCGGTGGACTAGCAATTATGGACGCGACGAAGACCTCCTACGTCTTGTCACTCCGGGTTTCGGTGATTGTTTACAATACATTCAATTCGTCATTTTGTCTGGCTCGTTGACACTTAATTATCCTGGATTTTTCCAGCCCGTCGTGAGTCACGTCGGATGGTCTGTCCTCATGTTCAACGAGAGTTTGGCCAGCCACGGAAACGGGACGCAGCCACTCCAAGATGGAGTTTACAGCGTCAATGGCACCTACGGACTTGACCGGATGAGGCAATATATCGGTATGTCAGCAAACAAGGATGTATGGCCAGGCATGGTGGTCTGGCTGCTTTCAGTGCTCGCTATTATCACCCTGGTTACACAACTCGCTTTCTCGTTCCAATGGCTACACCGGAAGATAGCTAATGTCCCGGAAGAAGATCTCCGGGCGAAAAACTTACCTTTCACCCTCGGAAACGTTATTCGAATCGTTTTCATTTACTTTTTATTACCGATTGTGTCCCTTTCTATGTTCCAGTTCGTGATTGCTAGCTCATCACCAGTGTCTACTGTTGCACTAGCTGCCGTTCTGCTTGTTTTCTTGATTCTATTTGCTGGTTGGTTCCTGGTTCTCATCGCTAAGACGCGCCCACGGTCCTATTTGTTCGACGATCTTCCCACAGTCCTCCTTTATGGCCCTTTGTACAACACGTTTTCGGACAGTGCGGCCCCCTTTGCATGGATCTCCGTTCTTCTTACATTCATCAGGGGCATCGCGGTAGGGGCAGTTCAACCATCTGGCATAGCCCAGATAGTGCTACTAGCGATTTGCGAGATCATCCTTGTCCTTACCGTTGCTGCATTTCGGCCTTTCGAATACCCAACCTCGATGAATGCTTATTACACTGTTCTGGCCGTCATCAAATGCATAACTATTCTTCTGAATGTCGCTTTTGTTCCGTCTTTGGGTGTTTCGAACAGCACCCGTGGTTGGATTGGTTACGTTATTCTCGTAATACACGGCGTTGTTCTGGTTTTCGGTTTTTTTCTCAATGCGATTCAGACGCTCATCGAAGTCATCGCACGATTACTTGGAGCAGGCGGGGAAGACGGTGTTGAAGGAGGAGCTGCTAGAGGCGGACTTTCTAAGGTATGCAATAACCCCTTCATGTTTAGTAATATTTTCGAGGACGTGCTAACCACTGAGAAGGTGTTTGGTATGCGCCAGCTCTCGCGTCGAACGTCCAGGCGCCGTCACATCCCCCGGTATAGCATCAATTCTGAAGCGGCAATGTTAGGCAGTGAAATGGAAAGGCCTTCAACACAATTGGATGGGGAGCGACCACGAAGCTTTTCGGGGAGCTCCGCTATATTTTTGGGTCGATCTGGGGCAGGAAGCAGGATGAGCACTGGATTTGAGGTCAGCAGTGTGTACGGTGTGGGTCAAAGTCGTGGAGATGGAAGTATGAGCTACACTCCGACAACTCCAGGAACTGTCGGCGCCTTTTCGGGCCCTGGTCGACATCCAGGTGGAGCCGCGTCACCACGTGGCGGCCTTGTTAAACTGAAACACGCTGAGACGGTCGATCACTTCTACAGGCCTCCAAGGCAGCGTCGCGCTACCCTTGATGGGATGTCGCCAACTAGCCGGCGACATAGCTCTTGGGGTGACTGGAATAAAAGAGACTCCAGCAACACAATTAGTGGAGACGAGATTCAAACGGTGGACGGCCCGTCAGGGTCTGGACGAGGAACACCGGCGCCAGCCTATCTTGGAGTTGCGAAAGATGATCCTGATGGAGACGACGACCCTGCTCAACCACGAACTGATTATGCCGTTCGTGAAGCTGATTTTTATTACCGTGTTCGCGGCCCGGCACTCTCCAGTGCCCCAACTCGAAAGCTCAAGACTGGCCCGGCCGATCCCACAGGCCCGGTTTCTTCGGCCACTGGATGGTTGCGGAATCTATTTAGAGGGAAAACTAAAGAGAAAGGAAGAGGGTTTGAGGTTGTGCGTAGTGCACGCGCGCCTCCACCTGGATTGATGCTTTCGGAAGAATCTGACGTGTTTCCTGAGCCTTATCGGGATGAACCCGAGCCTTCCAAGGATGCGGTACGAACCACAGAATCACCCGTGGACAGTGCCAAAGGAAACACAAAGAACCCTACGCCCAATAGTGGGAAAGCTCCTGCAGAACCTCCTTCGTTACCACCGATAACCACTACCGATAACATTGAGCTGCTTAGTCGTGTTGAGTCCACAAAGCAGCCCACGGAAGTTCAGGGTCTGCGAATACGGCCCCCAACAATTCCAAGAAAAAGCTCAAAACGGCATTCGTCCGTGGATATGACAAGCGGGTCCGAAGGTGCACGGAAAACCGCTTCTACCTCACGTCTATCTATCGATCAAGAGTCTGCCGAAGCGAGACCAAAGCATCTACAGCTCAGCCACGCCCAACAGACCAGTCGGTTGCCATTCTCTTCCAAATCATCGTCGACTCGAAGTGACCAGATCTCCTCGAACTCTGCAGGATCAAGTATCAACAACGCTTTGGATGAAGATCCGACTACTCCTCGTCCGGCCCACCGAAGAATGAGGTCAAGCCCTGGGCGATACGGCTCGACCAAATGGGCAGATCGGCCCTCCAGTTTGGGATACGTCCAGCAGCATCGGGCAAGCGATCATATTCACAATACGGACTCGTCTAGCCCGCCGTTTTCTGAAAGCACGGCGGAGATTGTCAAAGACCCTTGAACGCTTTCCTCGTTGAGTACCAGTTTCGATGGCTTCGCGCTGCTGGTTCTCTTGGTATCCTTGACGATGCCTTTTCGAACACCTGGCGTTAAAGGGCTCTTTCCCGGAGAATGTACATACATCGGCGAAGCGTTGGCTTGTTCGAAGGCGTTTTCCTTTTGCGGCCTCGTATGATGACCTGCCATTGGTCGGGTTTCTCCTTTGATCTTTTCTCTTAAACTCTTGTTCAACGTCATAGAAGGCAAACGGGCTTATGATTCCAGAATATCTTGCTTGTCTTAGTTTTCATTTTCCCCCTTTCCCTAATATTTACGACATACTTCCTCCCTTGTATAAATATTGTTTCCAGCGATGGCCCCGATGGTTATGATTTCTTCATGTATGAGAAGAATGGTTGAAAGAGAGCATTAATAGCAGATATCTTACATAGCTAACACTTGCCTTTGACATTCCTTTTTCCCGGCCTCCTTGGAAGCCGGTTAAGTTGATAAATGCTTAAAGAGCAGAGACAGGATCTTTTACTCAGCATGCTGATATCACTGGCGATGGCCAGGCGGTAGGTAGCGCGAATGCTATGGGAGCACAGGTGACGGTGGGGTTTCCTCGAATATACGGGGTGGAGTGGTATGTAACATCCATGCATTCTTTGTATGTACGTATCATAGTTCTTTCACGGCCTTTGGGTTTGGTTGTGAAGGGTGGTTGGCCAGGTTAGGCTGATCCAGTTGGACGAAATGGCCTGCGGTTGGTTCCCGCCTGATGGCGAGGGGAAGGGCAACTTTTTTTGGTGCCGTTCGGATCCTCTCGCATACTTCACTCTCCACCCAACGATGGTGCAATCCACTGGCAACTCTGCGTTGCAAAGCGTAATTTTCAATCGCCTCGACGGCTTCTTTGGGGACTTCAACGTTGGCGGTACCTCGTGCGTTCTCTTCTGAAACAGCTTGATGCTTGTCCCTCGAACCTAGTTagtggcttttttttttttttttttttttttggggccTGGCAGACGACACAACCATCTTCACGTGCAGCTGTTGCGGAAGCTTACCGTTTGATCAAGTTTTGTGAGATTTCGAGGATTCTTTTCATCCGATTAagcctacggagtactgacGATCTTTCGCCGCGCTCCGGAAGCCTTCCCCCGCCGCTCAGCACTAGTTCTCCAGAGCTGGGAGCGGGAGAATACGCTTCACCAGCTTCGCGGGTCAACGTGGAGTATCCTTACTCTGCAGCAAATGACTACCCTTCGTCCAAACGACGGAGATTGATCTCTTCTCCTGCGGAAGATATTCGGCTATTGAACCCGTATCTGTGTCTTCCGTTCACCGAGACGAACCCCTATCCCTTCCTCGACCTCATGCCCCCTCCTACGAAACCGCCAAGTTCCGGAGCCCTTCCTAGTGGTGATTTACAGGCAACTAGTGTGGCTCGGAGCTCCCCAGTCGTCACTAGAGAGAGGGGCGGTCCTCTGGCGAGGGCGATCCTCCCCGTGGTAGACTTGACGGGCGACAGTCCTGAGCTTCAGCCTATGACGGCCCAACGCAGACATAGTGCAAATGCTCAGACATCTGATCTCCATGGTCAAACTTGGTCGGAGTTCTTGCAAGACCGGTCTTCCGGTGGTCAGGGATCAGGTGATGCGAGTTCTAGGAGCTCTCCGCGAACAAACCGAAAACGAAGATTAGTGAGTGCTGGGGATAATAGTAGTCAGCCAGAAAGAGTGCGAAGCTCGATTCCTGGAGGCCCTTCGAGTGCCCAACCAGGTCTTTCTAGACACGCTTCCTGGGCGAGAAGCAGTTTTGGGACTTCAACGACAGCATCTGATAATGGTGGTACTTCACCCCGAAACTCATCAGCAATGGCTCGCCAGCTAAATTCTTTGAGACATCGTGAGAGGAGTTTTACAGACTACACTCTCCCAAGATGGCAGCCTGATTCAGAGGTGTCTCATTGTCCAATTTGCCGGACGGCTTTTAATTTTTGGTATCGAAAGCATCACTGCAGGAAATGTGGGCGGGTTGTTTGCGCATCTTGTTCACCTCATAGGATCACCATTCCTCGCCAATTCATTGTAAGACCACCAGAATCGCGCAAACCACTACCCACAATTGCACAACCGATCTCAACAAGGGCGGAAATTATCAGCCTCATTCATGATGACGAGGAGGATGTCAACCAACCaccttcatcttcttctcgcCAGCATGAGCAGCAGTACCAATTTTCAAACCAAGCTCTTGGTGGAGGGGAGGAAGTTCGCCTTTGCAACCCTTGTGTCCCTGATCCAAATCCAGAACCTCCTCGGCGGTACAGTATCATGGAGTCGACTGGGCGTCAAAGGTCGTCCAACGTTACAGGAAATAGGCCTCACATTTCTCTttcatcttcctctcttCGAAGCTCAGAGATATATGAACATTTGCCGTCCTTCCATAGGCCTTCTGCTTCCCTTGGATCAGCTTCCTTTATTAATTCAGAAGCAGCCCGCGAACTCCGACGACACCGGGCTCGTATGACCGTATGTGGGCACCTCCTTTTAGGCCTTTTTATCGTTGCTAATATATATTACAGTACCAGCCTGAAACATCCGGCCTACATCATACAAATGAAGCAGGTATGGGAGGCAGGCGATTACCATCCTACGACGCGGTTGATTATGCATTTGGAGCCACTAGTCCTGCATTTCCACCTTCCTATAGGCAGTCTCAGGATGTGGAGGACCAAGTTCAGTTTCCTACTTCATCTTATTCTCCACGCACTGCTAGCGCTCCTGTAAGGATCCAGCCCTTGCTAGCTACGTCTTGTCCGCTTATGGATGACTGGATAATTAACTGAGCGTATTTACAGGATTATCAGCAACGTCTCAATTATTCACCCGCATATTCGCTATCTCAACGCACACAGCTTCACCATGATCATCACCGTCATCCACAATTAGATGCGAGTCGACCACTTCCTCATCCCCCTAGACAGCGGCCATCCCAGCGCATCGATGAAGCTGATCTCTGCCCAATTTGCAATAGAATGCTTCCACCTCAAGGACGAGATGGAAACGAAGAAGCACGAGAAACACATATACGCGGATGTATCCGTAGTCATAGTGATCGTCACGGAGCAACATCAGATCGACATTCCTCTCCCCCTCCTGGTAGCGGTCAGATGGTGCATTTCACAGCGACAGAGAAGGACTGCATCAGCCAGGACGGTACGTCGCAGGAATGCACCATCTGCATGGAAGAGTATGAAGTTGGTGTGGAGCTAACACGCTTACTTTGTTTCTGCAAATTTCATAAGTCTTGCATTGTTGGATGGTTTAAGCGCAAGGAGGAGTGTCCCGTGCATAAAGTTTTAGCTTAGATCCCAGACCATGCATGTGGTTGCATCATCCTGGGCGATTCTCCTTGCTTTTTTAAGGCCTTTTTTTCTGCAATTCTTTTGGAGTTTTTGCTTTTAGTCTGGTGGCTAATGAActgtttctttcttttggATGGTGTTGGAGAGTCTATGCTTGCATAACAACCTGCTGGATTAAATGGTGTTCGCATTGAATATGGATCGGTTCCTTGGGATTCAATGGCGTTTGCAACGGGTGAACATACTAGGAATTTTGTGGCTGTTTGGGAATAGGTCCTCCAGATCGACCAATACAGGATATATAGTTATTCTTAAGTCGCACAATGAGAAAATTACGCAAACAGTCCCTTTTCTTGCTGCGAACATTTTCCAAATACAAAGCAGCTCGCTAAGGAGTACAAGTTAGGGGTTCTTTGCTTGGCTTTGAGGGATGGAGACGGCTAAAGAGCTTGGTATCTCCAGACCCGCCAGATTTGCTGCTTTAACCACGGCCTCGATCAGCCTCTTGCCGACGAACCGTCTTTGTTCTCCTGTAAATTCACATCGTAATCAAGC includes:
- a CDS encoding uncharacterized protein (EggNog:ENOG410PJ7R~COG:S~TransMembrane:9 (o64-84i267-289o399-423i444-469o475-499i529-549o555-575i587-606o618-640i)~BUSCO:1200at33183); translated protein: MNGVDPGLPDLPIDGLDGISHDCSLEARRQCFAPTYLAPEPQLTRHRMARQTSLLAHHRVPLTVFQVLFFLLALVPVDAVFVPFDNCLPNSIVKSKPAKLHFVPLFVTASLNSSSVEKNLTVTVYGNVTGLATRGAYPEPDDPGWSDPNVTLGKIVNVDQSTLKYTTLFSHLDVLSFTPYRADPRPFCDSVVQGECPLGPVFNADPNDLPQLRAFSFSHNLFSTYSFASIVPNFDVVSGDEAKTPLACVTADVTPDLGSPIKDALTYVPLVILILVGVATISAAIYSPWGTTDIFRWTSNYGRDEDLLRLVTPGFGDCLQYIQFVILSGSLTLNYPGFFQPVVSHVGWSVLMFNESLASHGNGTQPLQDGVYSVNGTYGLDRMRQYIGMSANKDVWPGMVVWLLSVLAIITLVTQLAFSFQWLHRKIANVPEEDLRAKNLPFTLGNVIRIVFIYFLLPIVSLSMFQFVIASSSPVSTVALAAVLLVFLILFAGWFLVLIAKTRPRSYLFDDLPTVLLYGPLYNTFSDSAAPFAWISVLLTFIRGIAVGAVQPSGIAQIVLLAICEIILVLTVAAFRPFEYPTSMNAYYTVLAVIKCITILLNVAFVPSLGVSNSTRGWIGYVILVIHGVVLVFGFFLNAIQTLIEVIARLLGAGGEDGVEGGAARGGLSKVFGMRQLSRRTSRRRHIPRYSINSEAAMLGSEMERPSTQLDGERPRSFSGSSAIFLGRSGAGSRMSTGFEVSSVYGVGQSRGDGSMSYTPTTPGTVGAFSGPGRHPGGAASPRGGLVKLKHAETVDHFYRPPRQRRATLDGMSPTSRRHSSWGDWNKRDSSNTISGDEIQTVDGPSGSGRGTPAPAYLGVAKDDPDGDDDPAQPRTDYAVREADFYYRVRGPALSSAPTRKLKTGPADPTGPVSSATGWLRNLFRGKTKEKGRGFEVVRSARAPPPGLMLSEESDVFPEPYRDEPEPSKDAVRTTESPVDSAKGNTKNPTPNSGKAPAEPPSLPPITTTDNIELLSRVESTKQPTEVQGLRIRPPTIPRKSSKRHSSVDMTSGSEGARKTASTSRLSIDQESAEARPKHLQLSHAQQTSRLPFSSKSSSTRSDQISSNSAGSSINNALDEDPTTPRPAHRRMRSSPGRYGSTKWADRPSSLGYVQQHRASDHIHNTDSSSPPFSESTAEIVKDP
- a CDS encoding uncharacterized protein (EggNog:ENOG410QECM~COG:S~BUSCO:7496at33183), which encodes MVQSTGNSALQSVIFNRLDGFFGDFNVGGTSLPPPLSTSSPELGAGEYASPASRVNVEYPYSAANDYPSSKRRRLISSPAEDIRLLNPYLCLPFTETNPYPFLDLMPPPTKPPSSGALPSGDLQATSVARSSPVVTRERGGPLARAILPVVDLTGDSPELQPMTAQRRHSANAQTSDLHGQTWSEFLQDRSSGGQGSGDASSRSSPRTNRKRRLVSAGDNSSQPERVRSSIPGGPSSAQPGLSRHASWARSSFGTSTTASDNGGTSPRNSSAMARQLNSLRHRERSFTDYTLPRWQPDSEVSHCPICRTAFNFWYRKHHCRKCGRVVCASCSPHRITIPRQFIVRPPESRKPLPTIAQPISTRAEIISLIHDDEEDVNQPPSSSSRQHEQQYQFSNQALGGGEEVRLCNPCVPDPNPEPPRRYSIMESTGRQRSSNVTGNRPHISLSSSSLRSSEIYEHLPSFHRPSASLGSASFINSEAARELRRHRARMTYQPETSGLHHTNEAGMGGRRLPSYDAVDYAFGATSPAFPPSYRQSQDVEDQVQFPTSSYSPRTASAPDYQQRLNYSPAYSLSQRTQLHHDHHRHPQLDASRPLPHPPRQRPSQRIDEADLCPICNRMLPPQGRDGNEEARETHIRGCIRSHSDRHGATSDRHSSPPPGSGQMVHFTATEKDCISQDGTSQECTICMEEYEVGVELTRLLCFCKFHKSCIVGWFKRKEECPVHKVLA